The stretch of DNA TGTAGAATAGATGCGTTCTGACtaatttattttccctttttcctcaTCTGATAATCTCAAATTATTATATACATTGCAACTGGCTAGACATTACTTGCAAATTGTATTTAAATATTCAAGTTCTGATGCATTCAGTGTTAAATGTCCGCTTTAGCGCTTCAAAATAATACAAAGCCaatgcaataacatttttcAACTAGTGTGACCACCAAAAAatggtctttttttttaggggggggggggggggggatatggAGGTTCCTAAATTCAAAAACGTTTTTCCCCTTCAGCGCACCGTGCTGGAGCAGAGCCATGGACTCAGATACAAGCCGCGTGTCGAGCAGACCGTCATCTCCCGAAGTTGATGACATCTTCCTGTCCACCCTGAAGAAGTCCGTGCACGGCTTCTCCGGCGCCGTGTCCTCTACGCAGAGCGACTCTCCGTCAGATATCCACTGCATGCGCGGCCTCTCCGCTGCCGACGAGGAGTCCCTCACACTCCGACTGGCCAAGAAAGACCGCAAACTCTTGTCAGAGGGCGAGCTGCAGTCCATTCGCCTCAAGATCAACAGCCGCGAGAGGAAAAGGATGCACGACCTCAACGTAGCCATGGACGGGCTCCGGGAGGTCATGCCCTATGCGCACGGACCGTCGGTGCGTAAACTCTCCAAAATCGCCACCCTGCTGCTTGCTAGAAACTACATTCTGATGCTGAGCAACTCACTGGAGGAGATGAAGCGGCTGGTGAGCGAAATCTACGGCACCACTGGACACCACGGCGGCTTCCACCCATCAGCCTGTGGGACTATGACACACGGGGGGCCCGTGCCGGGACACCCGGCGTCTCCCCATGCATCACACCCGGCGGTGCACCACCCACTCCTCCCGCCCGCGGCCGTCTCCACCGCCTCTCTGTCTGCGCCCGCCATCGCTGCAGTCACGTCGGTCAGACCGCATCATGGACTCCTCAAAGCGCCCGCTGCAGGTGCCGGGCCACTGGGCAGCAGCTTCCAGCACTGGGGCGTCGGCACCGGGATGCCTTGTCCATGCAGCATGTGCCAAGTTCCGCCTCAACATGTGTCCAGCATGAGCACTGTCACCATGCCGAGGCTGGCCAGCGACTCCAAGTGACTCCAAACTCAGTGGAGACGAACTTTTTAGGTCACACATTCCCTTCACAAATTATTAAGCTTTTGTATTTATCTTTGTTGCTTATTTCGTTGCACCGATGGAGCCAGTAAAGACCAATGAACCAATTGATTTTCCTCACTTGGAGTTGGAGGTTTTGCAACTAACTTAGTGTTTTATGGTAATTAACTTCAATTGTAAGAGGTGTTTCTTCACTGAGCCCCACAAGCACAACAAAGCTTCAGCTTGTTACTGGAACTATTCGATGTCTTAGGCATCTGTGTGTCTTATTTAAAGATCAATTAAAATCTGGCGATTCGTTACTTTTCCGCTCTGCGGGCCTGCAGTGCGAAACGGTTCCAAATCAAATCACAAGTGTAAATATGTAGATGGATTTTTCTGTTCAAATAGCGGGAGACATTATATATATTAGAGCCTTGTTAATGCCCGCTATCCGTTGTCTTCAATGCTTCCCTTTCTATGTTCTCTCTAGTAGGCTGATATTCTCTGTCCGACGCGAACGATgaccatttctttatttttttaataaaaaaaactgaagttgatatttatttacttatt from Sparus aurata chromosome 9, fSpaAur1.1, whole genome shotgun sequence encodes:
- the olig2 gene encoding oligodendrocyte transcription factor 2, with the translated sequence MDSDTSRVSSRPSSPEVDDIFLSTLKKSVHGFSGAVSSTQSDSPSDIHCMRGLSAADEESLTLRLAKKDRKLLSEGELQSIRLKINSRERKRMHDLNVAMDGLREVMPYAHGPSVRKLSKIATLLLARNYILMLSNSLEEMKRLVSEIYGTTGHHGGFHPSACGTMTHGGPVPGHPASPHASHPAVHHPLLPPAAVSTASLSAPAIAAVTSVRPHHGLLKAPAAGAGPLGSSFQHWGVGTGMPCPCSMCQVPPQHVSSMSTVTMPRLASDSK